The proteins below come from a single Drosophila busckii strain San Diego stock center, stock number 13000-0081.31 chromosome X, ASM1175060v1, whole genome shotgun sequence genomic window:
- the LOC108604941 gene encoding inhibitor of growth protein 1-like, whose amino-acid sequence MSAAESEAIKSANYVDNYLNSVEHLPDDVQQQLSRIRELDVQYKGVIRDMNHYHDLYMSQLSSVSSKTRCYARMQQGLIQAQQLGDKKIEIVNRLHSIIGAKVHQLDAAEQQLDLDTAQSAMRADEDKGGGSSVAALVENEQPESAASSLVGASSSLGNAASIASQNRIEIFDIELNTAKAECKGNESELNTALVASQRRYANETMNVNSEEISANALNTAKEIGNGNESGLRRSQRCFASQINYAQLMENGVGNGNGNSLLSDGLAAEFGSKSSQVLLASQKKNQNLVQIVDNAANEVVKGNESERKNSVASSMAQEATSGALRAQ is encoded by the exons GAACTCGGTGGAGCATCTGCCGGAcgatgtgcagcagcagctttcgcGCATACGCGAGCTTGATGTACAGTACAAAGGCGTGATACGCGATATGAATCACTATCACGATCTCTATATGTCGCAGTTGAGCTCGGTGAGCTCTAAGACCAGATGCTATGCACGCATGCAGCAGGGTCTAATACAAGCTCAGCAGCTGGGCGATAAAAAGATCGAGATTGTGAATCGTCTGCACAGCATAATCGGTGCCAAGGTGCATCAACTAGATGCGGCTGAGCAGCAACTTGACTTGGACACAGCACAGAGTGCCATGCGTGCTGATGAAGACAAAGGTGGCGGCAGCAGTGTAGCTGCTCTAGTGGAAAATGAGCAGCCAGAAAGTGCAGCTTCCTCGCTTGTGGGGGCTTCAAGCTCATTGGGCAATGCTGCAAGCATTGCGAGTCAAAATAGAATCGAAATCTTCgatattgaattgaatactGCCAAAGCAGAATGCAAAGGAAATGAAAGCGAGCTCAATACCGCTTTGGTCGCCAGTCAGCGGCGCTATGCGAATGAAACGATGAATGTTAACTCCGAAGAAATCAGCGCTAATGCTTTGAATACTGCCAAAGAaattggcaatggcaacgaaAGCGGCCTCAGGCGCTCGCAACGGTGCTTTGCGagccaaataaattatgcgcagCTAATGGAAAACGGCGTTGGCAATGGGAATGGAAACTCTTTGCTTAGCGATGGCCTCGCCGCTGAATTCGGCAGCAAGAGCTCGCAGGTGCTCCTTGCGagccaaaagaaaaatcaaaacCTAGTGCAAATCGTCGATAATGCAGCCAACGAAGTTGTCAAGGGGAATGAAAGCGAGCGCAAGAATTCTGTG GCGAGTTCGATGGCACAAGAAGCTACCAGCGGCGCTTTGCGAGCGCAATAA